One genomic segment of Deltaproteobacteria bacterium includes these proteins:
- a CDS encoding alpha/beta hydrolase codes for MALEAFKLMGEKMAQAGSDLTALRAVMEGMSAFPSAGDTKCTPVNASGVPAEWISATGAADDRVILYVHGGGYVMGSIATHRETIARLSKASKARALALDYRLAPEHPFPAAVDDAVAAYRWLLEQGVKSSCIVVAGDSAGGGLALATLVAVRDAQLPSPAAGVCISPWADMEGTGASMVTRAKADPVVQKQGLLGMAQLYLGGKDPKSPLASPLHANLAGLPPLLIQVGDAETLLDDSTRVAEKAKGAGVKVDLEIWPEMPHVWHLFAPFLPEGQQAIEKIGQYVQAKTA; via the coding sequence ATGGCGCTTGAGGCATTCAAGCTCATGGGAGAAAAAATGGCGCAAGCAGGGAGCGACCTGACCGCGCTGCGCGCGGTGATGGAAGGGATGTCCGCCTTTCCCTCGGCCGGGGACACGAAGTGCACGCCGGTCAATGCCAGCGGGGTGCCTGCCGAATGGATTTCCGCCACCGGCGCGGCGGACGATCGCGTGATTTTGTACGTCCATGGCGGCGGCTATGTGATGGGGTCCATCGCTACGCATCGGGAGACCATTGCGCGCTTGTCGAAAGCCTCGAAAGCGCGTGCCTTGGCGTTGGATTATCGCCTCGCCCCGGAGCATCCGTTCCCCGCAGCAGTGGACGATGCCGTCGCGGCTTATCGTTGGCTGTTAGAGCAAGGCGTCAAATCTTCTTGCATTGTCGTTGCTGGAGACTCGGCTGGAGGCGGGCTCGCGTTGGCGACGTTAGTAGCGGTGCGGGATGCACAGCTTCCCAGTCCTGCCGCTGGCGTGTGCATTTCTCCATGGGCGGACATGGAAGGCACCGGCGCTTCTATGGTGACCAGAGCAAAGGCCGATCCGGTGGTGCAAAAGCAAGGGTTGCTCGGCATGGCGCAGCTTTATCTCGGTGGAAAAGATCCGAAATCGCCGCTTGCATCCCCTTTGCATGCGAACCTGGCAGGGCTGCCGCCGCTGTTGATCCAAGTGGGCGATGCCGAGACCTTGCTCGATGACTCCACCCGCGTGGCGGAAAAAGCCAAGGGTGCCGGGGTGAAGGTAGACTTGGAGATCTGGCCGGAGATGCCGCATGTGTGGCACCTGTTCGCTCCTTTCCTGCCGGAAGGGCAGCAAGCGATCGAGAAGATCGGCCAGTACGTCCAGGCGAAGACAGCGTAA
- a CDS encoding thiamine pyrophosphate-binding protein produces the protein MTTSITRRGGKLLLSEEVPVREAIVCALEQAGIDMVFGMPGGNAGQIYNALYDHKHTIRTVLVREEPKAGVMAEVYGRLTGKPGVALAQGAFLAGATMGAIEGHLSSSPMLLLGDLSDHAPFSLHGPYQSGAGEYGTWDAKGLFSSITKQTFVALNPAHAVQCTQLAIKHALTGERGPVAVLYHSQALRGRVGPDTNPPLYATEAYLPGPPPAADVTAVEQAACLLAEAERPVIIAGNGVRVSRAYSELVTLAEQVGAAVATTAGGKGTFAETHDLALGTCGNFGTPLANALIGAADVVLVIGSKLGVTDTVYANPKLLDPRRQTLIQIDIEPKNVSWTIPAEVALAGDAKVVLTQLLAALAGSGAKGTLEAARARVQSARQQHGFFNPLEFTSGASPILPQRAIKEIHNAVADDAIITCDAGENRIFMTHFFQTKDQGTFLQPAGVGGMGYALPAALAAKLVHPQRQVIAVSGDGGFGIAMNALMTAIEERIPIVNVVLNNQALGWVKHGQGERNIACDFANFDHAGIARAMGCQGIRVEDPRQLAPALNEALTNGKPTVVDVRTSLSESFVKVTSPLMGERS, from the coding sequence ATGACAACGTCTATAACTCGTCGCGGCGGGAAGCTCTTACTCTCGGAAGAAGTTCCAGTTCGTGAAGCCATTGTGTGCGCGTTAGAACAGGCGGGGATCGACATGGTCTTCGGTATGCCAGGAGGGAATGCCGGGCAAATCTACAATGCGCTCTACGACCACAAGCACACGATCCGCACAGTTCTGGTGCGCGAAGAACCCAAAGCCGGCGTGATGGCGGAAGTGTATGGTCGCCTGACTGGGAAGCCTGGCGTCGCTCTTGCCCAAGGCGCGTTCCTCGCAGGTGCGACCATGGGCGCGATCGAAGGTCACCTGTCCAGCTCGCCCATGTTGTTGCTCGGCGACCTTTCCGACCATGCGCCGTTTTCGCTGCATGGCCCCTATCAGTCCGGCGCGGGTGAGTACGGCACCTGGGACGCCAAGGGGTTGTTCTCTTCGATCACGAAGCAGACCTTCGTGGCGCTGAATCCCGCGCATGCCGTGCAATGCACGCAACTCGCGATCAAGCACGCCCTCACCGGTGAACGCGGCCCGGTGGCCGTGTTGTATCACAGCCAAGCGTTACGTGGGCGCGTGGGTCCGGACACCAATCCGCCGCTCTATGCGACAGAGGCGTATTTACCCGGACCACCGCCGGCGGCGGATGTGACTGCCGTTGAGCAAGCCGCGTGCCTGTTGGCGGAAGCCGAACGCCCAGTGATCATCGCCGGCAACGGCGTACGTGTGAGCCGCGCCTATAGCGAGTTGGTCACGCTCGCCGAACAGGTGGGCGCGGCGGTAGCAACCACCGCCGGCGGCAAAGGCACCTTTGCCGAAACCCACGATCTGGCGTTGGGAACGTGCGGGAACTTCGGCACGCCGCTGGCGAACGCACTGATCGGTGCGGCGGATGTGGTGCTGGTTATCGGCTCGAAGCTTGGTGTAACCGATACCGTCTATGCCAATCCCAAGCTCCTCGACCCACGACGGCAAACGCTCATTCAGATCGACATCGAACCGAAGAATGTGTCGTGGACGATTCCTGCAGAGGTGGCCTTAGCCGGAGACGCGAAAGTCGTGCTCACACAACTCCTAGCGGCGCTTGCTGGCAGTGGCGCGAAAGGAACGTTAGAAGCCGCACGGGCGCGGGTGCAGTCAGCGCGGCAGCAACATGGTTTCTTCAATCCCCTGGAGTTCACCTCTGGTGCCTCTCCGATCCTTCCTCAGCGTGCGATCAAGGAAATCCACAACGCCGTCGCGGACGATGCCATCATTACTTGCGATGCCGGCGAGAATCGCATTTTCATGACCCATTTCTTCCAGACCAAGGACCAAGGTACGTTCCTTCAGCCTGCTGGCGTCGGCGGCATGGGCTATGCCCTGCCTGCCGCCTTGGCGGCAAAGCTCGTCCATCCCCAGCGCCAAGTCATTGCCGTCAGTGGCGATGGCGGCTTCGGCATCGCCATGAACGCGCTCATGACGGCCATCGAGGAGCGTATTCCGATCGTCAACGTTGTGCTTAACAATCAAGCGCTAGGCTGGGTAAAGCACGGACAAGGCGAGCGCAACATCGCGTGTGACTTCGCCAACTTCGACCACGCCGGGATCGCTCGCGCCATGGGTTGTCAGGGCATCCGCGTGGAAGATCCGCGCCAGCTTGCCCCCGCGCTCAATGAAGCGCTGACCAACGGCAAGCCAACGGTGGTCGACGTACGTACATCGTTGAGTGAGTCGTTCGTCAAAGTGACGTCGCCGCTGATGGGGGAACGCAGCTAA
- a CDS encoding Uma2 family endonuclease, whose product MPLQPKPFLSPEEYLVLERAAAYKNEYFRGEAFAMAGVSPAHVLIVANIVAALHGQLRHSPCSVYATDLRVKVSASGLYTYPDVVVVCGAMLFDDAFKDTVLNPTLITEVLSDSTKDYDRGEKFEQYRKIPSFAEYVLVAQDHCHVEHFVKQPNGDWLLSETDHMLDILDLPVIGCTLRLTDMYEKVRLEAV is encoded by the coding sequence ATGCCTCTTCAGCCGAAACCTTTCCTTAGCCCGGAAGAATACCTCGTGCTCGAAAGAGCGGCGGCGTACAAGAATGAGTACTTCCGGGGGGAAGCTTTTGCGATGGCCGGTGTCAGCCCCGCGCACGTCCTCATTGTCGCCAACATCGTTGCCGCGTTGCATGGGCAGTTGCGTCACAGTCCTTGCAGCGTCTATGCAACAGACCTGCGTGTGAAAGTCAGCGCGAGTGGTCTCTACACCTATCCTGACGTCGTCGTTGTTTGTGGTGCAATGCTTTTCGATGACGCGTTCAAGGATACTGTCCTGAATCCAACGCTCATTACCGAAGTGCTGTCCGACTCGACGAAGGATTACGACCGAGGCGAAAAATTCGAGCAGTACCGGAAAATTCCCTCTTTTGCGGAGTACGTCCTGGTCGCTCAGGACCACTGTCACGTCGAGCACTTCGTGAAACAACCGAATGGGGACTGGCTGCTCTCCGAGACCGACCATATGCTGGACATCCTGGACTTACCGGTGATCGGTTGTACATTACGCTTGACCGATATGTATGAGAAAGTGCGATTGGAAGCCGTATGA
- the hflK gene encoding FtsH protease activity modulator HflK yields the protein MDRRRYDDQFSPPDEIIEMVNKFRGRWQNFQPGLRPWLILLVVLVVWLGSGFYVVSPGERGVVMLFRKATDQTDPGLRYHLPWPIESHFLVDISQVRRAEIGFRSNSDDLVPRSTRSGATRSIPQEALMLTGDENIVDVQLFVQYRVHDPIRFLFAAYDPETILHTSAQVALRSVVGQSTIDYTMTDGRVEVQEQVKTNLQKLLDDYKTGLLATEARLLVVDPPGEVRDAFHDVVRALEDRERLVKEAEGYREDVVPKARGEAAQMVQQAEGYKAQRVIRAQGDAERFRAVLTEYEKAKAVTRDRLYLESMERILPGMEKFILPQSDKGGVLPILPLKGMSSLVPSPTPEPNATTGDKKR from the coding sequence ATGGACCGACGCCGCTACGACGATCAGTTTTCCCCGCCGGACGAAATCATCGAGATGGTCAATAAGTTCCGCGGTCGGTGGCAGAACTTCCAACCCGGCCTACGCCCTTGGCTCATCCTTCTCGTCGTCCTGGTCGTGTGGTTAGGCTCGGGGTTCTACGTCGTCAGTCCTGGCGAGCGCGGGGTGGTCATGCTGTTTCGTAAAGCTACCGACCAGACGGACCCGGGGCTCCGCTATCATCTGCCCTGGCCGATCGAGAGTCATTTCCTTGTCGATATCTCGCAGGTGCGGCGGGCGGAAATCGGCTTTCGTTCTAATTCCGACGATCTTGTCCCCCGCTCCACGCGCAGTGGGGCGACCCGTTCGATCCCCCAAGAGGCGTTGATGCTCACCGGCGACGAAAACATCGTCGATGTGCAACTGTTCGTGCAATATCGCGTGCACGACCCGATCCGGTTTCTCTTTGCCGCCTACGATCCCGAAACGATCTTGCACACATCGGCGCAAGTCGCGCTCCGCAGCGTGGTCGGACAAAGCACGATCGACTACACCATGACCGATGGACGCGTGGAGGTGCAGGAACAAGTGAAAACCAACCTGCAAAAGCTGCTGGACGACTACAAAACCGGCCTGCTGGCGACCGAAGCCCGCCTCTTGGTGGTCGATCCGCCCGGCGAGGTACGCGACGCGTTCCACGATGTCGTGCGCGCGCTGGAAGACCGCGAACGGCTTGTCAAAGAAGCCGAAGGTTATCGCGAGGATGTCGTGCCCAAGGCACGCGGCGAAGCCGCCCAGATGGTCCAGCAAGCCGAGGGATACAAAGCCCAGCGTGTCATCCGCGCTCAAGGCGACGCCGAACGCTTTCGCGCCGTGCTCACCGAATACGAGAAAGCCAAAGCCGTAACCCGGGATCGGCTGTACTTGGAAAGCATGGAACGCATTTTACCGGGCATGGAGAAATTTATTCTTCCTCAATCGGACAAGGGTGGCGTACTGCCGATCCTGCCGCTCAAGGGCATGAGCAGCCTCGTTCCATCCCCTACCCCAGAGCCGAACGCCACCACAGGCGACAAGAAGAGGTAA
- a CDS encoding CbbQ/NirQ/NorQ/GpvN family protein: MNTTPHETPYYLPIGDEADIFRAAYECRLPVLLKGPTGCGKTRFVEYMAHSLMKEEKDGAPENLITVACHEDLTGSDLVGRYLIKGDETVWIDGPLTQAVRIGAVCYLDEIVEARKDTIVLIHPLTDHRRILPIDKKGEILDAHNDFLLVISYNPGYQSILKDLKHSTRQRFVTIEFTYPPRDKEAEIIAHESGLAFETALDLAKLGEKVRHLKASGLEEGVSTRLLIYAGQLTKRGVPARRACSVSVSRSLTDDLDSQRAIDEVINAIFP; this comes from the coding sequence ATGAACACAACACCACACGAGACCCCGTATTATCTTCCCATCGGCGATGAAGCGGACATTTTTCGCGCGGCCTACGAATGCCGGTTACCGGTACTGCTCAAAGGCCCCACCGGCTGCGGCAAAACCCGCTTTGTGGAATACATGGCGCACTCTCTTATGAAAGAGGAGAAGGATGGTGCTCCGGAGAACCTGATCACCGTCGCTTGTCACGAAGACTTGACCGGCAGCGACCTCGTCGGGCGCTACCTCATCAAAGGCGACGAGACCGTCTGGATCGACGGCCCGCTGACGCAAGCCGTGCGCATCGGTGCCGTCTGCTATCTCGACGAGATCGTCGAAGCCCGCAAGGACACCATCGTGTTGATCCATCCGCTCACCGATCATCGCCGCATTCTGCCGATCGATAAGAAGGGCGAGATCTTGGATGCGCACAACGACTTCTTGCTGGTCATCTCTTACAATCCCGGCTACCAAAGCATTCTGAAAGACCTCAAACACTCCACGCGCCAGCGGTTCGTCACCATCGAGTTTACCTATCCGCCGCGCGACAAAGAGGCGGAAATTATCGCCCACGAAAGCGGGCTCGCCTTCGAGACGGCGCTGGACCTCGCCAAGCTGGGCGAAAAGGTGCGCCATCTCAAGGCCAGCGGGCTGGAAGAAGGCGTCAGCACGCGGCTGTTGATTTACGCCGGGCAGCTCACCAAGCGCGGCGTCCCCGCCCGGCGCGCCTGTTCGGTGTCGGTGTCGCGCTCGCTGACGGACGACCTCGACTCGCAACGCGCGATCGATGAAGTGATTAACGCGATCTTTCCGTAA
- a CDS encoding class I SAM-dependent methyltransferase, whose protein sequence is MKTAKTRSALRLLAAFGAALLYCSPLQADHHQGEEKTTAALKAVIAGMHRAGVDKARDPQRHPLETLTWFGIKDNMTVVEIWPGGGWYTDILAPFLRERGAYYAAAFDPEGEPEDRRAGVQKYKEKLAAKPELLGKTTVTILAPPAKMDVAPDGSADMVLTFRNVHNWMADGQAEAVFKAMFNALKPGGILGVVEHRANSNAPQDPKAASGYVREDHVVKLAQDAGFQLVGKSEINANPKDTKDYPQGVWTLPPVLRLKEVDKEKYMAIGESDRMTLKFVKPVAK, encoded by the coding sequence ATGAAGACTGCGAAGACTCGCAGTGCCCTGCGCCTACTGGCCGCTTTCGGAGCGGCGTTGTTGTACTGCTCACCGCTCCAAGCCGATCATCATCAAGGAGAGGAGAAAACAACAGCGGCACTGAAAGCTGTCATTGCCGGCATGCACAGAGCGGGGGTGGATAAGGCGCGCGATCCACAGCGCCATCCGCTCGAAACCCTGACGTGGTTTGGGATCAAAGACAACATGACCGTGGTCGAAATCTGGCCGGGAGGTGGGTGGTACACAGATATCTTAGCGCCATTTCTGAGAGAGCGGGGAGCTTATTACGCGGCGGCGTTCGATCCTGAAGGAGAGCCGGAAGACCGCCGAGCGGGCGTGCAAAAATATAAAGAAAAACTTGCCGCCAAACCCGAGCTGCTTGGGAAAACGACAGTGACGATCCTGGCACCGCCGGCAAAAATGGACGTTGCGCCCGACGGGTCAGCCGATATGGTATTGACGTTTCGCAACGTGCATAACTGGATGGCCGACGGGCAAGCCGAGGCGGTGTTTAAGGCGATGTTCAACGCCTTGAAGCCTGGAGGTATTTTGGGCGTGGTCGAACATCGTGCCAATAGCAACGCTCCGCAAGATCCCAAGGCCGCCTCCGGCTATGTGCGTGAGGACCATGTCGTCAAACTCGCGCAAGACGCTGGGTTCCAACTCGTTGGCAAGTCGGAGATCAATGCCAACCCAAAAGACACCAAAGACTACCCGCAGGGCGTGTGGACACTGCCGCCGGTCCTGCGTCTGAAAGAAGTGGATAAAGAGAAGTACATGGCGATCGGCGAAAGCGATCGCATGACCCTGAAGTTTGTGAAACCTGTGGCCAAGTAG
- a CDS encoding tetratricopeptide repeat protein encodes MADARFCPQCGVPAVPQAKFCAACGAAMPGQPSPPPSSVASSAPASARTLTPGLLVLTFYLIAGLGVWLFVLRTQPFPSVSGGTEGQASTGGSTLPQTHPEVAIPADAKKFLADLAIAANAAPQDLKTWKSLAEAQARASRIDSSYRSAALSSYRHVLDLVPNDLDALRGIGNVYYDLEEFPKAIESYQKYLTLKPDDANVRTDMGTMYLYSRDIDRAIAEYQTVVSQKPEFFQAYFNLGIAHQEKGETAKARELLARARTMTADKTIQERIDQVLAQFDSGSAVAGMSPPSTLPPSAPSIASALSPFQQTVERIFRAHEIMGPRINRIEWPAAVRARVLFQNFPMSAMPPEVRERFLGKLREQVNDAKKTNRIGDAVTIELIDADTDQIMDTLSTATS; translated from the coding sequence ATGGCCGATGCACGATTTTGTCCCCAGTGTGGCGTTCCCGCAGTTCCTCAAGCGAAGTTTTGTGCCGCGTGTGGCGCGGCCATGCCAGGGCAACCCTCCCCTCCCCCGTCGTCAGTCGCTTCCTCGGCCCCAGCCTCAGCGCGAACGCTCACGCCGGGGCTGCTAGTCCTGACCTTCTACCTCATTGCCGGCCTGGGTGTATGGTTGTTCGTGTTGCGCACCCAGCCTTTCCCCTCGGTGTCCGGCGGAACGGAAGGGCAAGCGAGCACAGGCGGTTCCACGCTCCCGCAGACCCATCCGGAAGTCGCCATTCCCGCAGACGCCAAGAAGTTTCTTGCCGATCTCGCTATTGCCGCCAATGCCGCACCGCAGGATCTCAAAACCTGGAAGAGTTTGGCCGAAGCCCAAGCCCGCGCCTCGCGCATCGATTCCAGCTACCGGAGCGCCGCGCTTTCTTCGTATCGTCATGTGTTGGATCTCGTGCCCAACGATCTCGATGCCCTGCGTGGTATCGGCAATGTGTACTATGACTTGGAAGAATTCCCCAAAGCCATCGAGTCCTACCAGAAATATCTAACGCTCAAGCCGGACGATGCGAACGTCCGCACCGATATGGGCACTATGTATCTCTACAGCCGGGACATCGACCGCGCTATCGCCGAATACCAAACCGTCGTCAGCCAAAAGCCCGAGTTCTTCCAGGCCTACTTCAATCTTGGCATCGCCCACCAGGAGAAAGGGGAAACGGCAAAAGCCCGCGAGCTTCTCGCCCGCGCCAGAACCATGACCGCAGACAAAACTATTCAGGAGCGGATCGACCAAGTGCTCGCCCAATTCGACAGCGGCAGTGCGGTGGCAGGTATGTCACCACCATCGACACTCCCGCCATCGGCCCCGTCAATCGCCTCCGCTTTGTCGCCGTTCCAGCAAACCGTCGAGCGGATCTTTCGTGCTCACGAAATCATGGGACCGCGCATCAACCGGATCGAGTGGCCTGCCGCTGTCCGTGCTCGTGTGCTCTTCCAGAATTTTCCAATGTCAGCTATGCCACCTGAAGTGCGCGAGCGGTTTTTAGGAAAACTCCGCGAGCAAGTGAACGACGCCAAAAAAACTAACCGGATCGGCGACGCAGTAACGATTGAGCTGATCGACGCAGACACCGACCAAATCATGGACACCCTTTCCACGGCAACATCATGA
- a CDS encoding helix-turn-helix transcriptional regulator has product MTKNVGIENQGQIVAKRVRSCRERLNMTQSDLARAAEVGQPNISRLETGRVETLRAKDLSRIALALNTSTDYLLGVVDQLRPEELIIRDPLAKEFLKAYQQMSADEREELWKLLPYIRDHRSPQRRRRERPLERPAA; this is encoded by the coding sequence GTGACTAAAAACGTAGGAATTGAGAATCAAGGGCAGATCGTGGCGAAACGGGTGCGTTCCTGTCGAGAACGCCTGAATATGACGCAATCAGATCTTGCACGGGCAGCTGAGGTTGGGCAACCGAACATCTCCAGATTGGAGACCGGCAGAGTGGAGACTCTGCGCGCTAAAGACTTGAGTCGTATCGCGCTTGCGCTCAATACCTCCACGGACTATCTGCTTGGTGTCGTAGATCAGTTACGCCCAGAAGAACTTATTATTCGTGACCCCTTAGCAAAGGAATTTTTGAAAGCCTACCAGCAAATGAGCGCCGATGAGCGTGAGGAGTTGTGGAAGCTGTTGCCCTATATTCGCGACCATCGATCTCCGCAGAGGCGTAGGCGGGAGCGACCACTGGAGCGCCCTGCCGCATAA
- the hflC gene encoding protease modulator HflC yields MLRLISGIVFAALLLVPQFVFTIGEQEQGIIVQLGDPKRIVQEPGLYLKLPFIQNLVRLEKRILTTDARTAEYLTLDKKRVMVDQVSRWRIAQPLDFFRSVRDFERAQARVDDNISARLRQEIAAHNFLDLVRQKREEIMATVTKDVRETVKPFGIELIDVRVKQVDLPQEVQASVFARMRAERERIAKRYRAEGEEHAREIRAGADREREILLATAYETSQKLSGEGDAQASSIYASAFGQDPEFYAFTRRLQAYEKMLGSGTTLVLPSDSELLRYLQSAR; encoded by the coding sequence ATGTTACGACTCATCAGCGGTATCGTCTTCGCCGCCCTCCTACTTGTTCCCCAGTTCGTCTTCACCATTGGGGAACAAGAGCAGGGCATCATCGTGCAGTTGGGCGATCCCAAACGCATTGTCCAGGAGCCAGGGCTGTATCTCAAATTGCCGTTCATCCAGAATCTCGTGCGCCTCGAGAAGCGCATCCTCACCACCGACGCGCGCACGGCGGAATACCTGACCTTGGATAAAAAGCGCGTCATGGTCGACCAAGTGTCACGCTGGCGCATCGCGCAGCCGCTCGACTTCTTCCGTAGCGTGCGCGATTTCGAGCGGGCCCAGGCGCGCGTGGACGACAACATTTCGGCCCGGCTGCGGCAAGAAATCGCAGCGCATAATTTTCTCGATCTCGTGCGGCAAAAACGCGAAGAAATCATGGCCACCGTCACCAAGGATGTCCGGGAAACCGTCAAACCGTTCGGCATCGAGTTGATTGACGTGCGGGTAAAGCAGGTCGACTTACCGCAGGAAGTGCAAGCCAGCGTGTTCGCCCGCATGCGTGCGGAACGCGAGCGTATCGCCAAGCGCTACCGCGCCGAAGGCGAGGAGCACGCACGGGAAATTCGCGCCGGGGCGGACAGAGAACGCGAAATCCTTCTAGCCACCGCTTACGAAACCAGCCAAAAACTCAGCGGCGAAGGCGATGCGCAGGCGTCCTCCATCTACGCGAGCGCTTTTGGACAAGATCCCGAATTTTACGCCTTTACGAGACGGCTCCAAGCCTACGAGAAGATGCTGGGTAGCGGGACCACCTTGGTGTTGCCATCGGATTCGGAGTTGTTGCGCTACTTGCAGAGCGCGCGCTAA
- a CDS encoding 4,5-dioxygenase encodes MTDQTMTIQNFHAHVYYGPDSREAAAQVRDALAERFTVELGRWRDEPVGPHPKSMYQVKFAPEEFGNIVPWLMLHHAGLDILIHPSTTDDVGDHTHRALWLGEKLALNIEFLRQFVAKTQGDKST; translated from the coding sequence ATGACAGATCAGACTATGACAATCCAAAACTTTCATGCCCATGTATATTACGGCCCTGACTCGCGTGAAGCTGCGGCGCAGGTCCGCGATGCGCTTGCCGAACGGTTCACGGTCGAACTGGGACGCTGGCGCGACGAGCCTGTCGGGCCGCACCCCAAGTCCATGTATCAGGTCAAATTCGCTCCCGAAGAGTTCGGCAACATCGTGCCGTGGTTGATGTTGCATCATGCCGGGCTCGATATCCTGATTCACCCATCGACAACGGACGATGTTGGCGACCATACCCATCGCGCGCTGTGGCTAGGTGAAAAATTAGCGCTCAATATCGAATTTTTGCGGCAATTCGTCGCAAAGACACAAGGAGACAAATCCACATGA
- a CDS encoding CoA transferase, producing the protein MASTLPLADVKILDLMWAIAGPASTRMLADYGATVVRVESSHRFDATRTVGPFHQGKPGGENSGLFFNMNAGKRMLTLDLAKAESRAVLLDLVRWADVVTEAFSPKAMRAWGLDYESLRAVKPEIVMLSTCLMGQTGPMSQFAGFGNLAAAIVGFTNLAGWPDRPPAGPFGAYTDYIAPWFNASAILAALEYKRRTGQGQHIDLSQAEASLHFLGTALLDNEVNGRPQRRVGNRDLNHAPHGVYPAAGVDRWIAIAVTTDEQWQALCSVMGRADAAHDQRFATRTDRLAHQDELDELVASWTKDLELFQAESALQDRSVPASAVRNLLELGEDPQLLARGHFVELTHPRYGTMAVEGSRFRLSRTPAQVGGTVSTMGRDNQHVLETLLGYSEERITELAAAGVLE; encoded by the coding sequence ATGGCGAGCACGCTACCTTTAGCGGATGTCAAAATTCTCGATTTAATGTGGGCCATTGCCGGCCCAGCCTCGACGCGCATGCTGGCTGACTATGGGGCGACGGTGGTGCGGGTGGAATCCAGTCACCGGTTCGACGCCACGCGCACGGTGGGTCCGTTCCATCAGGGAAAACCCGGAGGGGAGAATTCCGGTCTGTTCTTCAACATGAACGCCGGGAAGCGGATGCTCACCCTCGACTTGGCCAAAGCCGAAAGTCGCGCTGTCTTGCTCGATTTAGTGCGCTGGGCAGATGTGGTGACGGAAGCGTTCTCGCCCAAAGCGATGCGCGCGTGGGGGCTCGACTACGAATCGCTCCGCGCGGTGAAGCCGGAGATCGTCATGTTGAGCACCTGTTTGATGGGGCAGACGGGGCCGATGTCGCAATTCGCCGGTTTCGGCAATCTGGCTGCTGCCATTGTCGGGTTCACCAATCTCGCTGGGTGGCCGGATCGCCCTCCCGCCGGGCCGTTCGGCGCTTACACCGATTACATCGCGCCCTGGTTCAATGCGTCGGCGATCCTTGCCGCCTTAGAATACAAGCGCCGCACCGGGCAGGGGCAACACATCGACCTGTCACAAGCCGAGGCCTCGTTGCATTTCTTGGGTACGGCGCTGTTGGATAACGAGGTCAATGGGCGGCCGCAGCGACGCGTGGGGAATCGCGATCTCAACCATGCCCCGCATGGAGTGTATCCTGCGGCTGGAGTGGACCGCTGGATTGCCATCGCTGTTACTACCGATGAGCAATGGCAGGCGCTGTGCTCGGTCATGGGCCGGGCCGACGCCGCGCACGACCAACGCTTTGCGACCCGGACGGATCGTTTAGCGCATCAGGACGAGTTGGACGAACTGGTCGCGTCCTGGACAAAAGACCTGGAGCTTTTTCAAGCGGAGTCGGCGCTGCAGGACCGTAGCGTCCCTGCCAGCGCGGTACGGAATCTTCTTGAACTCGGCGAGGACCCGCAGCTCCTCGCGCGCGGGCATTTCGTGGAGCTTACGCATCCGAGGTATGGCACGATGGCGGTAGAGGGCTCGCGCTTTCGCTTGTCGCGGACCCCAGCACAGGTGGGTGGCACGGTCTCTACCATGGGGCGCGACAATCAGCATGTGCTGGAGACTCTTCTGGGGTACAGCGAAGAGCGTATCACCGAACTCGCCGCCGCCGGAGTGCTGGAATAG